A portion of the Vanessa atalanta chromosome 14, ilVanAtal1.2, whole genome shotgun sequence genome contains these proteins:
- the LOC125068927 gene encoding 4-coumarate--CoA ligase 1-like isoform X2, whose amino-acid sequence MAVFATSLRKKLGLKENDVVVALLPNCPEFPVIAFGTIQAGCIFSPVNPIYKEIEISHQVSLTEPKAVITIPECYENVVKGLKMAKREAKIVLIDNPNKAIPDGAIRYTEIAESGEADYALLDKVEKKHDDVAFIPFSSGTTGLPKGVEISYKNLIAGMEIMSKDQNRFPDLTNGNYQDVVPCILPFFHIYGIVVNLLGHLVYGCKLISMPKFSTNTYFNVLKNRNPSILYLVPPVAILLGKHPDVTKEYFKNMRYIVCGAAPLASSDVTAILEKGNGKMEFSQGFGATETTSLATTIYKGEKDIDYSGCGKPMASIELKFLDPITGKAVPCGESGELCIRSPTVMKGYLKNEKATKESITDDGFFRTGDLGHYDTKYGLIVTDRIKELIKVKGMQVAPAELESILRSHPAVQDAAVIGVPHDFNGEAPKAFIIKKNGQNASPEELQTFVSKKVASFKKIEEVVFVDDIPKTSSGKILRKELKKIYA is encoded by the exons ATGGCGGTATTTGCCACATCCCTACGAAAGAAGTTGGGTCTAAAAGAAAACGATGTCGTGGTCGCCTTATTACCTAATTGCCCGGAATTCCCAGTCATTGCTTTCGGTACTATTCAAGCTGGGTGCATCTTTAGCCCTGTCAATCCGATATACAAAGAAA TTGAAATAAGTCATCAAGTAAGCTTAACTGAACCAAAGGCCGTAATAACGATACCGGAGTGTTATGAAAATGTTGTGAAAGGACTTAAAATGGCCAAAAGAGAAGCAAAAATTGTTCTTATTGATAATCCTAATAAGGCAATACCTGATGGAGCAATTAGATACACAGAAATAGCCGAATCTGGAGAAGCAGATTATGCTTTACTTGACAAAGTCGAGAAAAAACATGATGATGTAGCTTTTATACCATTTTCGAGCGGGACAACTGGATTGCCGAAAGGGGTTGAAATTAGTTATAAGAATCTCATAGCTGGAATGGAAATAATGTCTAAAGATCAAAACAGATTTCCTGATTTAacaaatg gcAACTATCAAGATGTTGTGCCGTGTATTCTTCCGTTCTTCCATATTTATGGCATAGTTGTAAATTTGCTTGGACATTTAGTTTATGGATGTAAGCTGATCTCTATGCCAAAATTTTCAACTAACACCTACTTTAATGTCCTTAAAAATCGAAACCCCTCAATTCTATATTTGGTTCCTCCTGTCG CAATTCTTCTCGGTAAACATCCTGATGTGACAAAGGAATATTTCAAGAACATGAGATACATTGTCTGCGGAGCTGCACCACTGGCTTCATCTGATGTAACAGCGATTTTAGAAAAAGGAAAT GGTAAAATGGAATTCAGTCAAGGCTTCGGAGCAACAGAGACAACTTCATTAGCAACAACTATATACAAAGGAGAGAAGGATATAGATTATTCAGGATGCGGTAAACCTATGGCGAGCATAGAACTTAAGTTTTTAGACCCCATAACTGGAAAAGCGGTTCCTTGTGGtgaa TCCGGAGAACTATGTATAAGATCTCCAACAGTAATGAAGGGTTATCTTAAAAACGAAAAGGCGACTAAAGAAAGCATAACAGATGACGGTTTCTTTAGAACAGGAGATTTAGGACACTACGATACGAAATACGGCCTCATTGTCACCGACAGGATAAAGGAACTTATCAAG GTTAAGGGAATGCAAGTAGCACCAGCAGAACTAGAAAGTATACTCCGATCTCATCCAGCTGTTCAAGACGCAGCAGTTATTGGTGTTCCACATGACTTCAACGGTGAAGCACCAAAAGCAttcataataaagaaaaacggTCAAAATGCGTCCCCCGAGGAACTCCAAACATTCGTATCTAAAAAAGTAGCGTCGTTCAAGAAAATTGAAGAGGTTGTTTTCGTTGATGATATTCCTAAAACTAGTTCGGGAAAAATATTGAGAAAGgagttaaagaaaatttatgcGTAA